A section of the Jaculus jaculus isolate mJacJac1 chromosome 6, mJacJac1.mat.Y.cur, whole genome shotgun sequence genome encodes:
- the Nkx2-5 gene encoding homeobox protein Nkx-2.5 has product MFPSPALTPTPFSVKDILNLEQQQQQQRSLAAGELSARLEATLAPASCMLAAFKPEAYSGPEAAAPGLVELRAELGPAPSPPKCAPAFLAAPTFYPRAYGDPDPAKDPRADKKELCALQKAAELEPREAEGTERPRARRRRKPRVLFSQAQVYELERRFKQQRYLSAPERDQLASVLKLTSTQVKIWFQNRRYKCKRQRQDQTLELVGLPPPPPPPPPARRIAVPVLVRDGKPCLGDSAPYAPAYGVGLNAYGYNAYPAYPGYGAAACSPGYYPGGPPAAQPPTAAAAAAPNNNFVNFGGVGDLNAVQSPGIPQGNSGVSTLHGIRAW; this is encoded by the exons ATGTTCCCCAGCCCCGCGCTCACACCCACGCCGTTCTCGGTCAAAGACATCCTGAActtggagcagcagcagcagcagcagcgcagCCTGGCTGCCGGGGAGCTCTCCGCGCGCCTTGAGGCCACTCTGGCGCCCGCCTCCTGCATGCTGGCCGCCTTCAAGCCCGAGGCCTATTCCGGGCCGGAGGCAGCAGCCCCGGGCCTCGTGGAGCTGCGCGCCGAGCTGGGCCCGGCGCCTTCACCCCCCAAGTGCGCTCCGGCTTTCCTCGCAGCCCCCACCTTCTATCCGCGTGCCTACGGCGACCCTGACCCGGCCAAGGACCCTCGAGCCGATAAGAAAG AGCTGTGCGCGCTGCAGAAGGCGGCGGAGCTGGAACCGCGGGAGGCGGAGGGCACGGAGCGGCCGCGCGCGCGGAGGCGCAGGAAGCCGCGCGTGCTCTTCTCGCAGGCGCAGGTCTACGAGCTGGAGCGGCGCTTCAAGCAGCAGCGCTACCTGTCAGCTCCGGAGCGCGACCAGCTGGCCAGCGTGCTGAAGCTCACGTCCACGCAGGTCAAGATCTGGTTCCAGAACCGACGCTACAAGTGCAAACGGCAGCGGCAGGACCAGACTCTGGAGCTGGTGGGGTTgccgcccccgccgcccccgccgcccccgGCCCGCAGGATCGCCGTGCCCGTGCTGGTGCGCGACGGCAAGCCGTGCCTCGGGGACTCGGCGCCCTACGCCCCGGCCTACGGCGTGGGCCTCAACGCCTACGGCTACAACGCCTACCCCGCCTACCCCGGCTACGGGGCCGCCGCCTGCAGCCCCGGCTACTACCCCGGGGGGCCTCCGGCCGCGCAGCcccccaccgccgccgccgccgctgcccccAACAACAACTTCGTGAACTTCGGCGGCGTCGGGGACTTGAACGCGGTGCAGAGCCCAGGGATCCCCCAGGGCAATTCCGGAGTGTCCACCCTGCACGGGATCCGGGCCTGGTAG